In Hallerella succinigenes, the following are encoded in one genomic region:
- the priA gene encoding replication restart helicase PriA, producing MAKRIPKTVPPEKIAVAKDCGLFSAFCEVIVPLSPMIFTYAVPEGVVLQRGSVVWVQLSHRKPTLGVVSRVISEKPAFAKAKTAFPHASGYVFSERFMEKLEWTSRYYLSTQQQALNIFLPKDFEKYLDAVFFEASQGNAPEDKPLTSAPELPPLTEEQNSALEKLLELLLQKEGFRGALLHGVTGSGKTRVYMELCKRALAAGKKVLVLVPEIGLAPQTAMRFAEFLGFDIPVIHSALSAPKKRAAWVSILSGKASIVIGTRSAILSPFDYDLVVMDEEHDSSYKQEDPAPRYHARSIAFHEAAKYGGLVLLGSATPALETYCAAKNKKIDYLVLSKRATETALPNVKIVDMKKKVRLQDSSLLLSTELREALTETVQKGDQAIVLMNRRGYSKSRICAECGNTFSCPECKVPLVYHKQYNGLLCHYCGRLFPLNMACPECGSPEYEFAGGAIEKLEEEIAEWIPDAKTIRMDRDTTANVGAAEQILSDFRERKYSILLGTQIVAKGHDFPGVQLVGVVGADSGAGVPDFRAGERLFELLSQTSGRAGRAREGGRVILQTNNSEDPIIHFAIAHDYAGFAEWELESRLDAHYPPYAKVATVEVGHQDYNFLIQKAEAFAEVLSRNQSLEVLGPVDSYIPQVRGTYWMHLLLKASNAVDIRKSLMTLPEDLEIRINIDPQ from the coding sequence ATGGCAAAGAGAATTCCGAAGACTGTCCCACCGGAGAAAATCGCGGTCGCAAAAGATTGCGGGCTGTTTTCGGCTTTCTGTGAAGTAATCGTTCCGCTTTCGCCCATGATCTTCACTTATGCGGTCCCGGAAGGGGTTGTTCTGCAGCGGGGAAGTGTCGTTTGGGTACAGCTTTCCCATCGGAAGCCGACTTTGGGCGTTGTCTCCCGGGTGATTTCGGAAAAACCTGCCTTTGCGAAGGCGAAAACAGCTTTTCCCCATGCTTCGGGCTACGTTTTTAGTGAACGTTTTATGGAAAAGCTCGAATGGACTTCGCGCTACTACCTTTCGACGCAACAGCAGGCCTTGAACATCTTTTTGCCGAAGGACTTTGAAAAATATTTGGACGCGGTGTTTTTTGAAGCTTCCCAGGGGAACGCTCCGGAAGACAAGCCTCTGACATCTGCGCCCGAATTGCCTCCGTTGACCGAAGAGCAGAATTCCGCCCTTGAAAAACTTTTGGAACTGCTTTTGCAAAAGGAAGGATTTCGCGGCGCGCTTTTGCACGGCGTGACGGGCAGCGGAAAGACCCGCGTTTATATGGAACTTTGCAAGCGCGCCTTGGCTGCGGGCAAAAAGGTGCTGGTTCTTGTACCGGAAATCGGCCTTGCACCGCAAACGGCGATGCGTTTTGCCGAGTTCCTGGGCTTTGATATTCCTGTAATCCATTCGGCGCTTTCGGCACCTAAAAAACGGGCCGCATGGGTTTCGATTCTTTCGGGCAAGGCTTCGATTGTCATCGGAACGCGGAGTGCGATCCTTTCGCCATTTGATTATGATTTGGTAGTGATGGACGAAGAGCATGACAGCTCTTACAAGCAGGAAGACCCGGCGCCGCGTTATCACGCGAGGAGCATTGCGTTCCATGAAGCGGCTAAATACGGCGGGCTTGTTTTGCTCGGCAGCGCGACTCCGGCACTGGAAACGTACTGTGCCGCCAAAAACAAAAAGATCGACTACCTGGTGCTTTCGAAACGGGCGACGGAAACGGCGCTTCCGAATGTGAAAATTGTCGATATGAAGAAGAAAGTGCGTTTACAGGATTCGTCGCTCCTTCTTTCGACGGAACTGCGCGAAGCGCTCACGGAAACAGTGCAAAAGGGCGATCAGGCGATTGTGCTCATGAATCGTCGTGGTTATTCCAAGTCGCGAATTTGTGCGGAATGCGGTAACACGTTCAGTTGTCCGGAATGCAAGGTTCCCCTCGTTTACCATAAGCAGTACAACGGTCTTCTTTGCCACTATTGCGGAAGGCTCTTTCCGCTGAATATGGCATGCCCGGAATGCGGATCTCCGGAATATGAATTCGCGGGCGGGGCAATCGAAAAACTCGAAGAGGAAATCGCGGAATGGATTCCCGATGCAAAGACCATTCGCATGGACCGTGACACGACCGCGAATGTCGGTGCAGCAGAACAGATTCTTTCGGATTTCCGCGAACGCAAGTATTCCATTCTGCTGGGCACGCAAATCGTGGCGAAAGGCCACGATTTCCCCGGCGTCCAACTCGTGGGCGTCGTGGGCGCCGATTCCGGCGCGGGCGTGCCGGACTTTCGGGCTGGGGAAAGGCTCTTTGAACTTTTAAGCCAAACTTCGGGACGCGCGGGGCGCGCTCGCGAAGGCGGGCGTGTGATTTTGCAAACGAACAATTCCGAGGATCCGATCATCCATTTTGCTATTGCCCACGATTACGCAGGCTTTGCGGAGTGGGAACTCGAATCTCGCCTGGATGCACATTATCCGCCGTATGCCAAAGTCGCGACAGTCGAAGTCGGTCATCAGGATTACAACTTTTTGATTCAGAAGGCAGAAGCCTTTGCGGAAGTTTTATCTCGGAATCAATCTTTGGAAGTTCTTGGACCGGTGGATTCTTATATTCCGCAGGTTCGCGGCACGTACTGGATGCACCTTTTATTAAAGGCGTCGAATGCAGTCGATATCCGCAAGTCCCTGATGACGCTGCCCGAAGATCTCGAAATTCGCATCAATATCGACCCGCAGTAA
- a CDS encoding DUF349 domain-containing protein, translated as MGLFDLFKPKWQKSDVEVRKDAVIKLNANNQSAIETVALSDTDSEIRGIAIRKLESKEVLQKVIDSETDASNKRDAENRLLEKLADHLKNFREVVTPNELEAVAKVANSRFVDDLLKSMPSSELRLALVQISTRQSSLEYVALKDLKTDVAMAALERVERANMLQNIFQNSRHTVVRQKAGEKLRELEKNGKTEDDQKNDTTILFRKREAILQQAQRISDSKNFMENEAEFENILQAAKELGMGPAQAELDRITDTYHLRRKAELSRIEKANAEAHAKTDLQKRLESILAEIDKLMEGNLDENRDQLNLLIASFKAQSSKADNAMLNLFKMSMDRYNQLTEQSTEESEEDEESKASREEILAQLKVLAEADDTSKAVEHKVKVLARAWEKLPVMEGDDPELQNYNALRNKLTEKFNAQHEADEKIFNENSEKLRAIIDEVKKIDDNNDFKVISQKLRDSYKRWKEIVVDDKYRYKEIWKEYQDATSRFKEMQEWESWHNENDREALLEEMVALSKEEPSKDVLLKLRTYANQWKTAGPVSTARLNEFRDKFRALFEEIMKKCEPIIQEQEEEREKNLALKEEICQQIEELAKESDENWRDKYKTMQELQEKWKTIGMVPKDNVQAIWNRFRTAENAFFAKHKEFVKQEDFVREENYQKKVALCEKAEKLATSNDWNATSNEFRNLQEDWKNIGPAPRSKSEEIWARFRTACDGFFDRKRSHFEELDSEKAKTLAAKEALCAKLEALNFDPTDPETVKAMEEGAEEWKKLGMVPKDKIEEIWNRYSAILDKFAAKRAEVDPEYKKTAAEAKSKKESMITTVSKLMETAGSNQSADAVKNLQSEWNALPRCGAEEQELYKKFRSICDEFFTRRRDQLDIQEQARENNLQSKLRLCEEAERLLDGLTDENRRDAMNEVKQLRRHWREIGAVPRKESDKIWNRFNSACDAIFGKKPEAE; from the coding sequence ATGGGACTTTTTGATTTATTTAAACCCAAATGGCAGAAATCTGATGTGGAAGTGCGCAAAGACGCTGTCATCAAATTGAACGCAAACAATCAGAGTGCGATTGAAACCGTTGCTCTGTCCGATACGGATTCGGAAATTCGGGGAATTGCGATTCGAAAACTCGAAAGCAAGGAAGTCCTGCAAAAAGTCATTGATTCAGAAACCGATGCTTCAAACAAGCGCGACGCTGAAAACCGTCTTCTTGAAAAACTGGCCGACCATTTGAAAAACTTCCGCGAAGTCGTGACTCCGAATGAACTTGAAGCCGTAGCCAAGGTGGCAAACTCCCGCTTTGTCGATGACCTTCTCAAGTCCATGCCGAGCTCGGAACTTCGCTTGGCACTCGTCCAGATTTCGACCCGCCAAAGCTCGCTCGAATATGTCGCCTTGAAAGATCTCAAGACCGACGTTGCCATGGCGGCCTTAGAACGCGTGGAACGCGCCAACATGCTGCAGAACATTTTCCAGAATTCCCGTCACACGGTTGTCCGTCAAAAGGCCGGCGAAAAACTCCGCGAACTCGAAAAGAACGGGAAAACCGAAGACGACCAGAAGAATGACACAACCATTTTGTTCCGCAAGCGTGAAGCCATTCTCCAACAAGCCCAACGCATTTCCGACTCCAAAAACTTCATGGAGAACGAAGCGGAATTCGAAAACATTCTCCAAGCCGCCAAGGAACTCGGCATGGGTCCTGCCCAAGCTGAGCTCGACCGTATCACCGACACCTACCATCTGCGTCGCAAGGCAGAACTGTCCCGCATTGAAAAGGCTAACGCCGAAGCCCATGCAAAGACCGATCTGCAGAAGCGTTTGGAAAGCATTCTCGCCGAAATCGACAAGCTGATGGAAGGTAATCTGGATGAAAACAGAGACCAGCTCAATCTTCTGATTGCAAGCTTCAAGGCTCAGAGTTCCAAGGCAGATAACGCCATGCTCAACCTTTTCAAGATGTCGATGGATCGCTACAACCAGCTGACCGAACAGTCGACTGAAGAAAGCGAAGAAGATGAAGAATCCAAAGCAAGCCGCGAAGAAATTCTCGCCCAGCTCAAGGTTCTCGCCGAAGCCGACGACACTTCCAAGGCAGTCGAACACAAAGTCAAGGTTCTCGCCCGCGCCTGGGAAAAGCTCCCGGTCATGGAAGGCGATGATCCGGAACTGCAAAACTATAACGCTCTCCGCAATAAGCTGACCGAAAAGTTCAACGCCCAGCACGAAGCCGACGAAAAGATTTTCAACGAAAACTCGGAAAAGCTCCGTGCCATCATCGACGAAGTCAAGAAGATCGACGACAACAATGACTTCAAGGTCATTTCCCAGAAGCTCCGCGACTCATACAAGCGCTGGAAAGAAATCGTCGTCGACGACAAATACCGCTACAAGGAAATTTGGAAGGAATACCAGGACGCGACTTCCCGCTTTAAGGAAATGCAGGAATGGGAATCTTGGCACAACGAAAATGACCGTGAAGCTCTTCTCGAAGAAATGGTCGCTCTTTCCAAGGAAGAACCGAGTAAGGATGTCCTCTTAAAGCTTCGCACCTATGCGAACCAGTGGAAGACCGCCGGTCCTGTTTCCACAGCCCGTTTAAACGAATTCCGCGACAAGTTCCGCGCCCTCTTCGAAGAAATTATGAAGAAGTGCGAACCGATCATCCAGGAACAGGAAGAGGAACGCGAAAAGAACCTCGCCCTGAAGGAAGAAATTTGCCAGCAGATAGAAGAACTCGCCAAGGAAAGCGATGAAAACTGGCGCGACAAGTACAAGACTATGCAGGAACTCCAGGAAAAGTGGAAAACCATCGGCATGGTCCCGAAGGACAACGTCCAGGCGATCTGGAATCGTTTCCGCACCGCAGAAAACGCCTTCTTTGCCAAGCACAAGGAATTTGTGAAGCAAGAAGACTTCGTCCGCGAAGAAAACTACCAGAAGAAAGTGGCTCTTTGCGAAAAGGCAGAAAAGCTCGCCACCTCGAACGATTGGAATGCGACATCAAATGAATTCCGCAACCTTCAGGAAGATTGGAAGAATATCGGCCCTGCACCGCGCTCCAAGTCCGAAGAAATCTGGGCCCGTTTCCGCACAGCTTGTGACGGTTTCTTTGACCGCAAGCGTTCGCACTTCGAAGAACTCGATTCCGAAAAGGCAAAGACTTTGGCCGCAAAGGAAGCCCTTTGCGCAAAGCTCGAAGCGCTGAACTTTGACCCGACGGATCCGGAAACCGTAAAAGCGATGGAAGAAGGTGCCGAAGAATGGAAGAAGCTCGGCATGGTTCCCAAGGACAAGATCGAAGAAATCTGGAACCGCTACAGCGCGATCCTCGACAAGTTCGCTGCCAAGCGAGCCGAAGTCGACCCGGAATACAAAAAAACCGCAGCAGAAGCGAAATCCAAGAAGGAGTCGATGATTACGACCGTTTCTAAGCTCATGGAAACCGCAGGTTCCAACCAGAGCGCAGATGCCGTCAAGAATCTGCAATCCGAATGGAACGCCCTTCCGCGTTGTGGCGCCGAAGAACAGGAACTTTACAAGAAGTTCCGTTCGATCTGCGATGAATTCTTTACCCGTCGCCGTGACCAGCTGGATATCCAGGAACAGGCTCGCGAAAACAATCTGCAGAGCAAGCTCCGCCTTTGCGAAGAAGCCGAACGTTTGCTCGATGGATTGACCGACGAAAACCGTCGTGACGCGATGAATGAAGTCAAACAGCTCCGCCGTCACTGGCGCGAGATCGGCGCAGTGCCTCGAAAGGAATCCGATAAGATTTGGAACCGATTCAATTCCGCGTGTGATGCTATCTTTGGCAAAAAACCGGAAGCAGAATAG
- a CDS encoding L-threonylcarbamoyladenylate synthase, with translation MFPPWTTPEAAAEILKNGGVVAIPTETVYGLAGNAYDPKALAKIFEAKKRPHFDPLIVHISAIEELSNVALEVPEVAKKLAKAYWPGPMTLVLPKKDCIPDLATSGLPTVAVRFPNHPIAQKIIRLAGVPLAAPSANLFQHVSPTTAQHVAEQLGNVIDGIVDGGSCGVGVESTIISFPEDKPVILRPGGITPEMVEAVAGSVTIHESKSNPKGPMLAPGMIDRHYRPQVPLYYGAVPKNAKIPSETVRIAFGSQESVIPPTVNLSASGDLKEAAANLYAFMRQMDKPGVELILVDPIPNEGLGVACNDRLKRAAVRQLPESF, from the coding sequence ATGTTCCCTCCTTGGACTACTCCTGAAGCCGCCGCAGAAATTCTGAAAAACGGCGGTGTCGTGGCTATACCCACGGAAACAGTTTACGGGCTCGCAGGCAACGCCTACGATCCCAAGGCACTAGCCAAAATTTTCGAAGCGAAAAAGCGCCCACACTTCGATCCTTTGATTGTGCACATTTCGGCAATCGAAGAATTGTCAAATGTCGCGCTCGAAGTTCCAGAAGTGGCAAAGAAGCTCGCCAAAGCCTATTGGCCAGGCCCCATGACCTTGGTCCTGCCGAAAAAGGATTGCATTCCGGACCTCGCGACAAGCGGTCTTCCGACCGTAGCCGTTCGATTCCCGAACCATCCGATTGCGCAGAAGATTATTCGTTTGGCAGGCGTTCCTCTTGCCGCTCCGAGCGCAAACCTTTTCCAGCATGTGAGTCCGACAACGGCACAGCATGTGGCGGAACAGCTCGGCAATGTAATCGATGGCATTGTGGACGGAGGCTCCTGTGGCGTCGGTGTGGAAAGCACCATCATTTCTTTCCCCGAAGACAAACCCGTCATTTTGAGACCAGGCGGAATTACGCCGGAAATGGTGGAAGCCGTTGCCGGATCGGTGACCATTCACGAGTCCAAGTCGAATCCAAAAGGTCCGATGCTCGCTCCGGGCATGATCGACAGACATTACCGTCCGCAGGTTCCGCTCTACTACGGAGCCGTTCCAAAAAATGCCAAGATTCCTTCGGAAACAGTCCGCATCGCCTTTGGAAGTCAGGAATCCGTGATTCCGCCGACGGTGAACCTGTCCGCATCGGGAGACTTAAAAGAAGCGGCTGCGAATTTGTACGCATTCATGCGTCAGATGGACAAGCCCGGTGTGGAATTGATTTTAGTGGACCCGATTCCGAACGAAGGTTTGGGGGTCGCTTGCAACGACCGTCTTAAAAGGGCGGCAGTTCGCCAGTTGCCCGAATCGTTTTAG
- a CDS encoding M15 family metallopeptidase has translation MPFKILGILLLLIGISFAAEDSGKSVFEPRHPAKPLRYCSAYAKWEAYVKSDTSYVDISRFPHMTLDMRYGTFQNVTGHDLYCGAKRAYLKTMAAQKLRKAIRLLQQEKPGYRFIVYDAARPVYAQALLRQTVAGTPFSDFVSNPKRGSVHNFGYALDLTIADEKGNALDMGTDFDSFESRAGEQGEADALKNGFLQEFQIENRRLLKRIMKKAGFLPLSSEWWHFNAIPSKTIRATGELPPF, from the coding sequence TTGCCATTTAAGATTCTCGGAATCCTTCTTCTGCTGATCGGGATTTCTTTTGCGGCAGAAGACAGCGGGAAATCTGTTTTTGAACCGCGTCATCCGGCCAAGCCTTTGCGGTATTGTTCGGCTTATGCCAAGTGGGAAGCTTATGTGAAAAGCGATACGTCTTACGTGGACATTTCACGGTTTCCCCATATGACTCTGGACATGCGGTATGGAACCTTTCAGAATGTGACGGGGCACGATTTATACTGCGGGGCAAAACGCGCTTATTTAAAGACGATGGCAGCTCAGAAACTCCGCAAGGCAATCCGTTTATTGCAACAAGAAAAACCGGGTTACCGCTTCATTGTTTACGACGCTGCGCGCCCTGTTTACGCTCAGGCTCTGTTACGGCAGACCGTAGCGGGAACCCCTTTTAGCGACTTTGTCTCTAATCCCAAGCGCGGTAGTGTGCACAACTTCGGATACGCTCTCGATTTGACGATTGCCGATGAAAAAGGGAACGCTCTCGACATGGGGACGGACTTTGATTCCTTTGAAAGCCGCGCCGGGGAACAGGGCGAAGCGGATGCTTTGAAAAATGGCTTCCTTCAGGAATTCCAGATTGAAAATCGCAGACTTCTCAAGCGCATTATGAAAAAAGCGGGATTTCTCCCGCTCAGTTCTGAATGGTGGCATTTTAACGCGATACCGTCTAAAACGATTCGGGCAACTGGCGAACTGCCGCCCTTTTAA
- a CDS encoding nitrilase-related carbon-nitrogen hydrolase yields the protein MANAYLIQTEPRPNGIEATFSRVREMVLQANPTAGSLILLPEMFATGFLTNPPTASAEDLTSREAPTPRFLQALADETQCAILGGGIEAFASESLPFCNWTGLFKPGKSTPQAFYRKRHPFADEAKHFTAGTKFASFDWQGFSVSPFICFDLRFPEDFRLARASGASLLTVQAEWPTSRALHFKTLLRARAIENQCYVLACSRAGKAFATSSAFGPNGEELLDADSAEKTFCVNLDVSQVNAARANFPLPLPKIHV from the coding sequence ATGGCTAACGCTTACCTCATTCAGACAGAACCGCGTCCAAACGGCATTGAAGCGACGTTTTCGCGGGTCAGGGAAATGGTCCTGCAGGCAAATCCTACCGCAGGCAGTCTGATTTTACTGCCCGAAATGTTCGCCACGGGCTTTTTAACGAATCCGCCAACCGCTTCAGCCGAAGATTTAACGAGTCGAGAAGCCCCGACCCCGCGTTTTTTACAGGCACTCGCCGACGAAACCCAGTGCGCGATTCTCGGTGGCGGAATCGAGGCGTTCGCAAGCGAAAGCCTTCCCTTTTGCAACTGGACAGGCCTTTTTAAGCCTGGCAAAAGCACTCCCCAGGCGTTCTACCGCAAACGACACCCGTTTGCCGACGAGGCAAAACACTTTACGGCGGGCACAAAGTTTGCCTCCTTTGACTGGCAAGGCTTTTCCGTTTCGCCCTTTATCTGCTTTGATTTAAGGTTCCCCGAAGATTTTCGCCTAGCGAGAGCCTCGGGAGCTTCACTTTTGACCGTTCAAGCGGAATGGCCCACCTCCCGTGCGCTGCATTTTAAGACGCTCTTGCGCGCGAGAGCCATTGAAAACCAGTGCTATGTGCTTGCCTGCTCTCGCGCGGGCAAAGCTTTTGCCACGAGCAGCGCCTTTGGCCCGAACGGCGAAGAACTTTTGGACGCCGATTCCGCGGAAAAAACCTTTTGTGTGAACCTGGATGTTTCGCAGGTCAATGCGGCACGGGCGAACTTTCCGCTGCCCCTTCCCAAAATTCACGTTTGA
- the cysE gene encoding serine O-acetyltransferase translates to MSNKETTKDSTKELFSVLVKEALTLSNSEPLLKSVLDELIVFRQSFAEVLAMSLSRKLASSLLSRSQLEILFLSTYKENPSIVEDATADLCATMDRDPACKSYLEPLLFFKGYQAIQAYRIAHVLWKDERFFLAEMLQSLISQKFAVDIHPAAKIGRGIFLDHATGLVVGETARIGNNVSILHGVTLGGTGNETGDRHPKISDGVMIGAHAQLLGNIHIGKGAKVGAGAVVLEDVPPHVTVAGVPAVKVGRPENALPSLEMNQNFTRDTNSKPAK, encoded by the coding sequence ATGTCAAATAAAGAAACGACAAAGGATTCGACAAAAGAACTGTTTTCAGTACTGGTGAAAGAAGCTCTCACGCTCTCCAATTCTGAACCGCTTCTCAAGTCCGTTTTGGACGAGCTGATCGTTTTCCGGCAGTCCTTCGCCGAAGTTCTCGCGATGTCGCTTTCCCGCAAGTTGGCAAGCTCGCTTTTGAGCCGTTCCCAACTCGAAATTTTATTCCTTTCCACGTACAAAGAAAATCCGTCGATCGTGGAAGATGCGACGGCAGACCTGTGCGCCACTATGGACCGTGACCCGGCCTGCAAATCTTACTTGGAACCTCTCCTCTTCTTCAAGGGCTATCAGGCAATCCAAGCTTACCGCATTGCGCACGTCCTTTGGAAAGACGAAAGATTCTTCCTCGCAGAAATGCTTCAGAGCTTAATCAGCCAGAAGTTCGCCGTGGACATTCACCCGGCCGCAAAAATCGGACGCGGAATCTTCCTCGACCATGCGACAGGACTTGTCGTCGGCGAAACGGCCCGTATCGGTAACAACGTTTCGATTTTACACGGCGTTACCTTGGGCGGTACCGGCAACGAAACCGGCGATCGTCACCCGAAGATCAGCGACGGCGTGATGATCGGTGCACACGCACAGCTCCTCGGCAATATCCACATCGGCAAGGGTGCTAAAGTGGGCGCAGGCGCCGTCGTGCTCGAAGATGTTCCGCCGCATGTAACCGTGGCAGGAGTCCCTGCCGTCAAGGTCGGACGTCCGGAAAATGCCCTGCCGAGCCTCGAAATGAATCAGAACTTTACCCGCGACACAAACAGCAAACCGGCGAAGTAA
- the nth gene encoding endonuclease III, protein MNKKERAEFVGKTLDAIYPDPPIPLQFSNTFTFLVAVLLSAQCTDKKVNAVTPELFALADTPQKMAQIPTEKIEAIIRPCGLAPAKSKHITALSQKLLQEFGGEVPKTFEELESLPGVGHKTASVIMSQAYGIPAFPVDTHIHRLAMRWKLSDGTSVEKTEKDLKKLFPQEEWNRRHLQIIYFGREYCPARGHDVAKCPICSQIGCREKV, encoded by the coding sequence ATGAACAAGAAAGAGCGGGCAGAATTTGTCGGTAAAACATTGGACGCGATTTACCCGGATCCGCCTATACCTCTGCAGTTTTCGAACACATTCACCTTTCTTGTCGCCGTTCTGCTCAGCGCGCAGTGTACCGATAAAAAGGTCAATGCGGTCACTCCCGAGCTTTTTGCCTTAGCGGATACCCCGCAAAAAATGGCCCAGATTCCCACGGAAAAAATCGAAGCGATCATTCGCCCGTGCGGACTTGCCCCCGCCAAGAGCAAGCACATCACAGCCCTTTCCCAAAAGCTTTTACAGGAATTCGGCGGTGAAGTCCCCAAGACTTTTGAAGAACTCGAAAGTCTGCCCGGCGTTGGTCATAAAACGGCGAGCGTCATCATGAGCCAGGCCTATGGTATCCCCGCCTTCCCCGTCGATACGCATATTCACCGCCTCGCCATGCGTTGGAAACTTTCGGACGGGACTTCTGTAGAAAAGACGGAAAAAGACTTGAAAAAGCTCTTTCCGCAAGAAGAATGGAACAGGCGTCACTTACAAATTATCTACTTCGGAAGGGAGTATTGCCCTGCCCGCGGACATGACGTCGCAAAATGTCCCATTTGCAGTCAAATCGGCTGTCGCGAAAAGGTTTGA
- a CDS encoding GNAT family N-acetyltransferase produces MFHPIDLESKPTLLRYLKQANKQCCDYAFASLYAWTSFYRTVWCEVDGFLILRFLITGTKKWAYLEPLGSGDISKAIEFIQNDAATVTHQPIRFFSLSQEFVEKAQSIPALQSQRFYKNRSFGNYIYSREKLALLAGKKFHGKRNHIAQFHKLYPDYAWKIIDPHTDICAIEELLGQWIDSQGRSTTTILQEKTMIERSLASYEALELFGILLTVEGKTVAFAYGSKVNANTFCLHVEKADKHYEGAYAKINQLIAQSLPESIEYINREEDMGLESLRKAKLSYYPDFLTEEYFSYDINSTEAQIWELWQTCFPEDDNEFMPNFIYPYSEDSSRITLYQNGKLASMLHLIEGESSWGKVGYIYGLATAPNYRCQGFAKQILEKAMEQAKKSGMVALWAIQENRSYRIWQSKLDFSEIQAEALKFETEDGFDFGENPETDFGIFRIIDMQAYLSLYAQEHPEFSTQISVEDKVLPENSGLYQIQNGSVTKSTGENENCRSKPAEILQKMPISGGKVLKIAVVSRQH; encoded by the coding sequence ATGTTTCATCCCATCGATCTCGAAAGCAAACCGACGCTTCTCCGCTACCTCAAGCAGGCGAACAAGCAATGCTGTGACTACGCGTTTGCTAGTCTCTACGCCTGGACCTCTTTTTACAGAACCGTCTGGTGTGAAGTCGATGGATTTCTCATTTTGCGGTTCCTTATAACCGGAACGAAAAAATGGGCCTATTTGGAACCTTTAGGCTCGGGCGACATTTCCAAAGCAATCGAGTTCATCCAAAACGACGCCGCTACGGTAACGCATCAGCCCATCCGATTTTTCTCGCTTTCTCAAGAATTCGTCGAAAAAGCGCAAAGCATTCCCGCCCTGCAATCGCAACGTTTTTACAAAAACCGAAGCTTTGGAAACTACATCTACAGCCGAGAAAAACTCGCCCTCCTTGCTGGCAAAAAATTTCATGGCAAACGGAATCACATCGCGCAATTCCACAAGCTCTATCCCGATTATGCCTGGAAAATCATCGATCCTCACACCGATATTTGCGCCATCGAAGAACTTCTAGGCCAATGGATTGATTCGCAAGGAAGATCCACCACGACCATCCTTCAAGAAAAAACGATGATCGAAAGATCCCTCGCTTCCTATGAAGCCTTGGAACTTTTCGGCATTCTCTTGACCGTCGAAGGAAAAACGGTCGCCTTCGCCTACGGTTCCAAAGTGAACGCAAACACCTTCTGTCTGCACGTCGAAAAAGCAGACAAACATTACGAAGGCGCCTATGCCAAAATCAATCAACTGATCGCCCAAAGCCTTCCCGAGAGCATTGAATACATCAATCGCGAAGAAGACATGGGGCTTGAATCCCTGCGCAAGGCCAAGCTTTCTTATTATCCGGACTTTTTGACCGAAGAATACTTTTCTTACGACATCAATTCCACGGAAGCTCAAATTTGGGAACTTTGGCAAACCTGCTTTCCCGAAGACGACAACGAATTCATGCCGAACTTCATTTATCCGTATTCCGAAGATTCTTCACGAATTACGTTGTACCAAAACGGGAAACTCGCATCGATGCTGCACCTGATCGAAGGCGAAAGTTCCTGGGGAAAAGTCGGTTACATTTATGGTCTTGCTACAGCCCCCAATTACCGATGCCAAGGCTTTGCAAAGCAAATTTTAGAAAAGGCGATGGAGCAGGCAAAAAAGAGCGGAATGGTTGCATTATGGGCCATTCAAGAAAACAGAAGCTATCGCATTTGGCAAAGCAAACTCGATTTTAGCGAAATTCAAGCGGAAGCCTTAAAGTTTGAGACCGAAGACGGCTTTGATTTTGGCGAAAACCCCGAAACCGATTTCGGCATTTTTCGAATTATCGATATGCAAGCCTATCTGAGCCTTTACGCCCAAGAGCATCCCGAATTCAGCACCCAGATTTCCGTCGAAGACAAAGTTCTCCCCGAAAACAGCGGGCTTTACCAAATTCAAAACGGATCCGTGACAAAGAGCACAGGGGAAAACGAGAATTGCCGTTCCAAACCTGCCGAAATTCTACAAAAAATGCCGATTTCAGGCGGAAAAGTTCTCAAAATAGCCGTTGTTTCTAGACAACACTAA